The Acidovorax sp. RAC01 genomic sequence GGCTCAGGCCCGGTAGCTCAGTCGGTAGAGCAGAGGATTGAAAATCCTTGTGTCGGTGGTTCGATTCCGCCCCAGGCCACCAAATTTCGCCTCGTACATTTGCGGTTTACGAGGCAAGGCAAAAAAAGCGACCCCTAAAACAGGTCGCTTTTTTGTTTTTCTTTCACGGTCAAGGCCATGCGGTTGGCAAGACAGAGTGCGGTGAGGGCCTGCGCCCGATGGACCTGCGCTGTTTTGCGCCGGTGGAAACGGGCTACAGCGGCTCCCCGGGCCTGGCGTACAACCGGGGGCAGACGCCAAGGGGTGGCCTCGCACACTTTGCCTCTGCTCTCCTGGCGAATACGTCCGTGGGCTCGCCGTGATGCAGCCCGTGTCCGTGCGCTGCGCAATGGTGCGCGGTTGTGGGGTTGCGGGCCGATGGACCGGGCGTAGTCCGGCTGGTCCGGGGTCTGCCCGGTTTGGCTCGTCAAACCGTTTTGGGTCAGTGCTGCTTTCTGGCCCCGTGCCAAATGGCCGATGACGGGACTGAACAGCCCAGCGGCGCCGGCTTCGGCGCACAAGACTTCTGCAAGCGTGACACCTGGGGTGCCGGCTTCCCTGGCCACGCCGCGCAGGGGGCTCCGTCACACGCTTCGGCCATGCCGGGGTGGCGATGGGACTTGCGTTGCCGCGGCTGCGGCAGACCGTGCTGGCGCCCAGCGTTATAGAATTCGCGCCCCGCTGTGGACGCCATCCGGGCTGCTGCCCGTCCGCTGGACCCGGGCTGGCTCTCGGCCAGGTGCGCTCCTTCCCTCACTCCCAAAATGCGTTCACCACGCCACCGCGCATGCGCGGGCCGGCGCTTATCCTTCCCTTCCCGCCATGTCCTTCGTGCCAGAACTGTCCCACACCACCCTCGGAATCGACTTTGGCACTTCCAACTCGGCCATGGCCGTGCGGCAGGGCCGCGGGCCGGCGCGGATGATTGCGGTCGAAGGCGATGCACGCACGCTGCCCACCGCGCTGTTCTTCAATGCTGAGGACCACCACACCCACTTTGGGCGTGACGCGGTGGCCAAATACCTGGAGGGCACCGAGGGCCGGCTGATGCGTTCGCTCAAGAGCCTGCTGGGCAGCGCACTGCTGCAGGACAAGACGGCCGTGCACAACAAGCTGGTGAGCTACCAGGACATCATCAGCCTCTTTTTGCGCATGCTGGTGCAAAAGGCCCAGGGCGAGCTGGGCGGCATGCCCGCGCGCGTGGTGATGGGCCGCCCGGTGCATTTTGTGGACGGCGACCCGGCGCGCGACCAGCAGGCCGAAGATGCTTTGCGCCGCGCTGCCGAGGATGCGGGCTTTGCTGACGTGTCGTTCCAGTACGAGCCCATTGCCGCCGCGCTGGACCATGAACAGCGCATCGACCGCGAGACCCTGGTGCTGGTGGTGGACATCGGTGGCGGTACGTCGGACTTCACGGTGGTGCGCCTGGGCCCCGACCGCATGCAGCGCGCCGACCGTGCCAGCGATGTGCTGGCCACCACCGGCGTGCATGTGGGCGGCACCGACTTTGACCGCCGCCTGAGCCTGGATCTGCTGATGCCGCTGCTGGGCTTTCGCCACATCGGCCCCGCGGGGCGCGAGGTGCCCAGCCGCGTGTTTTTTGACCTCTCGACCTGGCACCTGATCCAGTGGCTGTACACGCCGCGCGCCATGCGCGACGCGCAAGACCTGCGCACCAGCTACGCCGACGCCCGACTGCATGCCCGGCTGATGCGCGTGCTGCACGAGCGCCTGGGCCACCGCCTGGCCGACACGGTGGAGCAGGCCAAGATTGCCGCATCGCTGGCCGATGCGGATGCGCCCATGGCACTGGACTGGATCGAGCCGCTGCTCGGGGCCACCGTCACCCCGCAGGGGCTGGCCCAGTCGCTCGCGCAGCCGCTGGAGCAGGTGGTGGCCTGTGCGGGCGAGTGCCTGCAACGGGCCGGCCTGGCCGCTTCGGGCGGGGTGGACGCGATCTACCTGACCGGAGGCTCGTCGGCACTGCGGCCCTTGCGCCACGCGCTGCGGCAGGCGTTTCCGGAGACGCCGCAGGTCGAGGGTGATCTGTTCGGCGGGGTGGCGTCGGGGCTGGCCGTCAGCGGGGGCTGAGGCGACTCGCCGCCGGTGACAGGCTGTCGGGTGTGTTTGCTATTAAAAATATAGCTATAAAAGCAACCCTATCAAGCGCTGGAGGCCAATTTTTCTTCAATTTTCCGCGCCGTGGGCCTCCAATCGCTCCGGCGAGCGCGCGTCACGCGTCGCTGTCGCCCGGTTCATCTCCGGCACCGTCCTCGCGCTTCCACGCCAGGGCGGTGTTGTAGAGCTGGTTGCGCGGCGCACCCGTGATGTCGGCGGCCAGCCGCACCGCTGTCTTGAGCGGCAGCTCCTGCACCAGCAGGCGCAGCACGCGCAGGCTTTCGCCGTCGTCGGTGGTCACGGCCACCGGGTGCAGCAGCACCACGAACTCGCCACGCGAGCGCTGGGGTGATCCCTCCAGCCAGGCCTGAAGCGCATGGGCGGGCTGGGTGGTCACTTCTTCAAACTGCTTGGTCAGCTCGCGCGCCAGCGTGACGGGTCGCTCGCCCAGCACGGCCAGCGCCTGGGCCAGTTCGCCGATGCGGTGGGGGGCTTCCAGCAGCACCACGCAGCGGGGCTCGGGGGCCAGCTGCTGCGCGATGGCGGTGGCGCGCTCGGCGTTCTTTGTGGGCAGAAATCCGGCAAACACAAAGCCGCCATGCTCGCTGCCGTGCGCCACGGCCCCGGCCACGCTGAGCGCCGTGGTCACGCTGCTGGCGCCGGGCAGCGGCACAGCCCGCAGGCCTGCAGCCTGCACGGCGGCCACCAGGCGCGCGCCGGGGTCGCTCACGCCGGGGGTGCCTGCATCGCTCACGTAGGCCACGCGCTGGCCCTGCTGCAGCCGCAGCACCACGTTCTGCGCGGCCTCGGCCTCGTTGTGCTGGTGCACGGCCAGGCACTGGGCCGAGCCCTTGTCGATGCCGTAGGCGCGCAGCAGCGCCTGGGTGTGGCGCGTGTCCTCGCAGGCCACGGTGTCGGCCATCTGCAGCACATGCAGCGCCCGAAGCGTGATGTCGGCCAGGTTGCCAATGGGCGTGGCCACCACGTACAGGGCGCCCTGCGGATAATGCTGCGCAGCCGCCGCTTCGCGCGCGGCGTCAAGGGCTGAAGCGAAAGATGCGCTCAATGAAATTCCTTGGAAGAAGTAAGCCCGCGCCCGAATCCAGCACAGGCACTGCGCCCACCACGCGGGAGCGCGGAAACGCGGCAGAGGACCGCGCCCTGGCCTACCTGGAAAAGCAGGGCCTGCGCGCCGTGGCCCGCAATTATCGGACGCCCGGCCGCGGCGGTGGCGAGATCGACCTGGTGATGCGCGACCGCGATGGCACGCTGGTGTTTGTGGAAGTGCGCAGCCGGGGCACGGCCGCGTTTGGCGGGGCGGGCGCGAGCATTGGTGCGGTCAAGCAACGGCGCATTGTGCTGGCCGCGCGCCACTACCTGCTGCGCCTGCCATCGCCGCCACCGTGCCGGTTTGACGTGGTGCTGGTGGAAGACACCGTGCAGTGGCTTCAGGCCGCGTTTGACGCGCAGTGACTTGCGCCGCGATGCCATTGGCAGCAACGTTGCCGCCCGCCGCGCACGACGCGCGTTGCAGGTGTCGCAGGGCCTGCAGCGCCCCACCGGCCAGTACGGTTTGCTACAAAACCTGTAACACGCGCCGGGTATCATCGGGCCCTCATGCTAGAGCAACGCATTCAACAGCATTTCATCGACAGTGCCGACCTGAAGTACCAGGCGGCGCAGGTTCTGAGCCATCCCATCGCTGAAGCCGTGCAGGCCGTGCTGGCCTGCGTGACCAGCGGGGGCAAGGTGCTGGCCTGCGGCAACGGCGCATCCGCCGCCGAGGCGCAGCAGTTTGCCGCCTTCTGCGTGGCCGGTTTCGAGCGCGAACGCCCTGAACTGGCCGCCGTGGCGCTCACGTCCGACGGCACCATGCTGACGGCCGTATCGGCTGGCGCCAGCGATGCCGCCCAGCAGTTTGCGCGGCAGGTGCGCGCGCTGGGGCAGGCTGGCGATGTGCTGCTGCTGCTGTCGGTCAGCGGCAACGACGCCAACCTCCTGGCCGCTGCCGAAGCCGCCCACGAACGCGATATGACGGTGGTGGCGCTGACCGGCCGCACCGGCGGCAAGCTGTCTGCGCTGCTGCGCGAAACCGATGTATTGATCAACGTGCCGCACGACCGCGCGGCGCGCGTGCGTGAAGTCCACGCCCTTGTGCTGCACTGCCTGAGCGACGGTGTGGACGCCCAGTTACTTGGTGAACAGGAGACTCCGCTTTGAACCAGACTACCCATTTTTCCTTGCCAGGCTGTGAACCTGCTGCCCGCTCCGCCCAGCGCACCCTGTGCACCGTGCTGGCCGCTGCCGCACTGGCCGCCACCCTGTCGGCCTGCGCCCCGCTGATCGTCGGCGGCGCCGTGGTCGGCGGCGTGATGGCGGTAGACCGCCGCACCGCCGGCACCCAGATCGAGGACGAAGGCATCGAGCTGCGCGCTGCGGCCCGCATCCGCGAAACGCTGGGCGACCGCGTGCACGTCAACATCACCAGCTTCAACCGCCAGGCGCTGGTGACGGGCGAGGTGAACAACGCCCAGGACCGCCAGTCGGTCGAGCAGATCGTCTCGCAGGTGGACAACGTGCGCTCGGTCGTCAACGACCTGGCCGTGACGCCATCCAGCACCCTGAGCCAGCGCTCCAACGACACCTTCATCACCGGCAAGGTGCGCGCCAGCCTGGTGGACGCGCGCGACATTTCGGCCAACGCCTTCAAGGTGGTGACCGAGCGCGGGACGGTGTACCTGATGGGCCGTGTATCGCAGCGCGAGGCCACGCGGGCCACCGAGATTGCGCGCGGCGTGAGCGGTGTGGTCAAGGTCGTGCGTGTGTTCGAGATCGTGTCTGAAGAAGAGCTGCGCCGCAGCGCGCCCCCGCCGGCCCCCGTGACGACGGACCGCACCCCTGCTGGCGGCTGATTCCGGCTGCGTCAGACAAAAAAACCCGGGTTGCGAAGGCAACCCGGGTTTTTTCTTGGCGCAAGCGCCGCGGCGCTCAGCCCAGGCGCTTGATCAGGCTGGACGTGTCCCAGCGGTTGCCGCCCATCTTCTGCACATCGGCATAGAACTGGTCCACCAGCGCCGTGACGGGTACGCGCGAGCCGTTGCGGCGGGCTTCGTCCAGCACCAGGCCCAGGTCCTTGCGCATCCAGTCCACGGCAAAGCCGAAGTCGAACTTGCCGTCCACCATGGTCTTGCCGCGGTTGTCCATCTGCCAGCTCTGTGCGGCGCCCTTGCCGATCACGTCCAGCACCTGCTTCATATCGAGGCCCGCGTTCTGGCCAAACGCCACGGCCTCCGACAGGCCCTGCACCAGGCCCGCGATGCAGATCTGGTTGACCATCTTGGCCAGCTGGCCCGAGCCGCTGTCGCCCAGCAGGGTGAACGCGCGCGAAAACGCCATGGCCACGGGTTGCGCTGCGGCAAACGCATCGGCATCTCCACCGCACATCACGGTGAGCATGCCGTTTTGCGCACCGGCCTGACCGCCCGACACGGGCGCATCCACAAACTGCAGGCCCAGCGCGCGGGCGGCGGCATACAGCTCGCGCGCCACTTCGGCCGACGCGGTGGTGTGGTCCACAAAAATGGCGCCGGGCTTCATGCCGGCAAAGGCGCCATCTGTGCCCAGCGTCACCGAGCGCAGGTCGTCGTCGTTGCCCACGCAGCAGAACACGATGTCGGCGCCTGCCGCAGCCTCGCGCGGCGTTGTGGCATGTTTTGGCGCGGTAGCGCTTGCATATTCTGCACACCATGCTACTGATTTTGTAGCGGTTCGGTTGTACACGGTCACTTCATGGCCGGCCAGGGCCAGGTGGCCCGCCATGGGGTATCCCATCACGCCCAGGCCCAGGAAGGCGACCTTGCGCGAAGGGGTGGCGTCGTAGTTGCGAGGATTGGTGCTTGGCATGGCGGATGTGAAAGTGGGGGTTATGAAGGAGCTTGCCAGAAGAGGCCGGACCACGGGGGCTGGTCGGGAATTGGCGGCAGGCGTGGCCGCAGTGCGTGTGGCCCGGCTGGCCCTTTTCTGCCGTCGCCGGGTCACGAAAGCAAGGCAGGGCCGGGCAGAGGATGATCGCTGCCTGCCTGCCCTGCCGGTCTACACGATCGCGAAGTGCTCGGTGCCCTGGGCCAGGTCGGGTGATCGGGCGCGCTGGCTGTTGAGCTTGATCTGCAGGCGCAGGTCGTTGAGCGAATCGGCGTTGCGCAGGGCGTCTTCGTAGCTGATGACGTTGGCCTCGTAGGCATCGAACAGCGCCTGGTCAAACGTCTGCATGCCCAGGTTGCGGCTCTTTTTCATGATCTCCTTGATCTCGGTGACGTCACCCTTGAAGATCAGGTCGGAGATCAGCGGCGTGTTCAGCATCACCTCCACGGCTGCGGCGCGGCCCTTGCCGTCCTGCTTGGGAATCAGCCGCTGCGAGACCATGGCGCGCAGGTTGAGCGACAGGTCCATCAGCAGCTGTGCGCGGCGCTCTTCCGGGAAGAAGTTGATGATACGGTCCAGCGCCTGGTTGGCACTGTTGGCGTGCAGCGTAGCCAGGCACAGGTGGCCGGTTTCGGCAAACGCCACCGCGTGCTCCATGGTTTCGCGGTCGCGGATTTCGCCCATCAGGATCACGTCGGGTGCCTGGCGCAACGTGTTTTTCAGGGCCGCTTCCCAGCTGTCGGTATCCAGGCCCACCTCGCGCTGCGTCACCACGCAGTTCTTGTGCGGGTGCACGAATTCGATCGGGTCTTCCACCGTGATGATGTGGCCGTAGGAGTTCTCGTTGCGCCAATCCACCATGGCGGCCAGCGTGGTTGACTTGCCCGAGCCCGTGGCACCCACCAGGATGCACAGGCCGCGCTTGGTCATGGTCACTTCCTTGAGCACCTGCGGCACGCCCAGTCCGTCGATGGTGGGAAGCGTCAGCGGAATGGTCCGCATGACCATGCCTACATGGCCTTGCTGGATGAAGGCATTGACGCGAAAGCGCCCGATACCGGCGGGCGAGATCGCGAAGTTGCACTCCTTGGTGCGTTCGAAGTCGGCCACCTGCTTGTCGCTCATGATGGCGCGGGCCAGCGTGAGCGTGTGGTTGGGCGTCAGCGGCTGGGGCGATACCTTGGTGACTTTGCCATCCACCTTGATGGCGGGTGGAAACTCGGCGGTGATGAAGAGGTCGCTGCCATTGCGGCTCACCATCAGCTTGAGCAGGTCATTGATGAATTTACTGGCCTGATCGCGTTCCATCAGAGAATCTCCCGGACGCGCCGTGGGGCGAGGCCGTCAGTTAAGTTGGGAAAAGACATCGGGCTGCCTACTTCTGGTTGTCGCTCAGGCGCGCGCTGACCACCCGCAGACGCAGCGACAGCTTGCGCGCCAGCAGTGCCACCAGGCTGGCAGCCAGCTGCGGGTCCTTGCTCATCATGTCGTCCAGCGCCTCGGCGCTCAGCACGGCGATCTCGCAGTCGGTGAGCGTGGTGCAGGCCGAAAAGCGGATGCCGCTGTCCAGCAGCGACATCTCGCCCAGGATGTCGCCGGGCCGGGTTTCGGCCAGGCGCAGCTGTTCGCCCCAGGGTTGCACGCGGTCCACCGCGATGGTGCCTGTGAGAAGGACCACCATGAAGTTGCCGTATTCGTCCTGGCGGATGACATCGCGGTTCGACGGCACTGCTGCGAACTCGAAGAATCGCTCCATGCGTTCCACGGCATCCTTGTCCAGGTGCGCCATGTACTTGTCTTTGGCCCAAAGACCCTGCAGCAGCTTGCCACCTCGGCTGGTGGGCAGCCGCTTGGCGCCTACCTCCACGGCGCGCGCCTCCCAGGGCACGAGCATTGAATCGTCCACGCCCTGTCCCGCGAAGGCCGTGGAGAACAGGACCGAGTCGGTGTGTTCTTCCGCCGGTTTGTCGCCGCGGGATGTCATCTTCAGAAGGCCCAGAATGCCTTTCATAGCGATAGCTCCGGTATGCAGCCGCTGCCGGGCTGCCAGGTCAAGGAATAGGGTGGGGTCAGCCCGGGAAGTTCTCGGGAATCTTGGCCTTGGCCCGCGCCTCGGCCGGGCTGATGATGTTGCGCCGGACCAGGTCGGTCAGGTTCTGGTCCAGCGTCTGCATGCCGACGCTGTTGCTGGTCTGGATGGTGGAGTACATCTGCGCCACCTTGGCTTCGCGGATCAGGTTGCGGATGGCGCTGGTACCCAGCATGATCTCGTGCGCCGCCACGCGGCCCGAGCCGTCCTTGGTCTTGCATAGCGTTTGCGAGATCACCGCCTGCAGCGATTCGGACAGCATCGCGCGGACCATTTCCTTTTCTTCGGCCGGGAACACGTCAATGATCCGGTCGATGGTCTTGGCGGCACTCGACGTGTGCAGCGTGCCGAACACCAGGTGGCCCGTTTCGGCCGCCGTCATGGCCAGGCGAATGGTTTCCAGGTCGCGCATTTCGCCCACCAGGATGGCGTCCGGGTCTTCGCGCAGCGCAGACTTCAGTGCCGCGGCGAACGAAAGGGTCATGGGCCCGACTTCGCGCTGGTTGATCAGGCACTTTTTCGATTCGTGCACGAACTCGATCGGGTCCTCCACGGTGAGGATGTGGCCGTATTCGGTCTCGTTGAGGTAGTTGACCATGGCCGCCAGCGTGGTCGACTTGCCCGAACCCGTGGGGCCCGTCACCAGCACCAGGCCGCGGGGTTTCAGGGCCAGGTCGCCGAAGATCTTGGGGGCGTTGAGCTGCTCCAGCGTGAGGATCTTGGAGGGAATCGTCCGGAACACGGCGGCCGCGCCGCGGTTCTGGTTGAAGGCGTTGACGCGAAAGCGCGCCAGGCCCTCGATTTCAAACGAGAAGTCCACCTCCAGGAACTCCTCGTAGGCCTTGCGCTGCGAGTCATTCATGATGTCGTAGACCATCGCGTGGACCGTCTTGTGGTCCAGCGCATCCACGTTGATGCGGCGCACGTCGCCGTGTACGCGGATCATCGGTGGCAGCCCGGCGGACAGGTGCAGGTCGGAGGCCTTGTTCTTGACGCTGAACGCGAGCAGTTGGGTGATGTCCACGGATTCCCTCAAATCGTTTGATACGCTTGCCAAACATTATGACCACGATTGCTAACAACCTCCAACAGGTCCAGGGCCGTATCGCGCAGGCTTGTGCCGCTTCAGGGCGGGGGACGGGACACGTCCTGTTACTTGCCGTGTCCAAGACCTTTGGCCCCGATGCGGTGGCAGAGGCGGCGGCGGCCGGGCAACGCGCCTTTGGCGAGAACTACATCCAGGAGGGGGTTGAGAAGATTCTGGCGCTGCGCGACATGCCTGCCCTGCCGGGCGGCGGCTTGCAGTGGCACTGCATCGGGCCCATCCAGAGCAACAAGACGCGTCTGGTGGCCGAGCATTTCGACTGGGTCCACACGGTGGACCGCCTCAAGATCGCCGAGCGCCTGTCTGCCCAGCGGCCCGCCCACCTGCCGCCGCTGCAGGTGTGCATCCAGGTCAACATGGACGGCGGCGCCACCAAGTCGGGTGTGCCACCGGCAGAGGCGCTTGCCCTGGTGCAGGCGGTTGCGCAGTTGCCGCACCTCAAGGTGCGGGGGCTGATGAGCATTCCGGATGTGGCGCCGGAATACGCTGCCCAGCTGGCAGTGCACGAGGCCACCCGGCAGCTGTTTGACCGGATCGCTGCCTCCGGAGTGGGCGGCCTCGACAGATTCGACACGCTGTCGATGGGCATGACGGCCGACCTGGAAGCCGCCATCCAGGCAGGCAGCACCATGGTGCGCGTGGGCACCGGCATCTTCGGCGTGCGGCCGCGCCCGGTGGCCTGAACGCGAGGGCCGCTACGGCTGTTGCGGTCACGCCCCTGACCGCTGGTTGCGGCCCTCTCTCAGCCGCGGAACTGCGCCACGCACTCCAGCGCAGCGTCCACATCCGCCGTGCCCACATCCAGGTGCGTCACCCAGCGCAGGCGCGTGGCGCCCCCGTACAGGCTGCTGGTCACGCGCACGTTGTGTGCGGCAAGCCACGCCACAAAGGCCGGGGCAACATCTGCGGCCAGGTCGGTGAACAGGATGTTCGTCTGCCACGGGTGCACCGTGATGCGGCCCTGGAGCACAGCATGGCCCTGTGCAGCCTGCGCCAGCCCCTCGGCCAGCCGGGCCAGGTTGGCGTGGTCTTCCGCCAGGCGGCGCACATGGTGCTCCAGTGCAAACTGGCCCGCTGCCGCCAGCACGCCGGCCTGGCGCATCCCGCCGCCCAGGATCTTGCGCGTGCGCCGCGCCTGCCGGATGAAGTCGCGCGTGCCCAGCACCAGCGAGCCCACCGGGGCGCCCAGCCCCTTGCTCAGGCACACCGACACCGAATCGAAATGGCTGCACAGTGCGCGGGCCTCGTCATACACATCGGTGCCGTGGCGGGCGGCATTGGCGGTGGCAGCGTTGAACATGCGCGCGCCGTCCAGGTGCAGCGCCAGCCCGCGGCTGCGGGCCAGCTGGGCCGCCTCGGCGATGTAGGCGGGCGGCAGCACCTGGCCGCCCGTGGTGTTTTCCAGTACCAGAAGCCGCGTGCGCGCAAAGTGCGGGTCGTCGGGCTTGATGGCGGCGGCGATGTCGGCCAGGCGCAACGTGCCATCGGGCTGCGTTTCCACCGGCTGCGGCTGGATCGAGCCCAGCACCGCCATGCCGCCCGCCTCCCAGCGGTAGGTGTGCCAGCTCTGGCCCACGATGGCCTCGTCGCCGCGCTGGCAGTGGCCCCACAGCGCGATCAGGTTGGTCTGCGTGCCCGAGGGGGCGAACAGCGCGGCCTCAAAGCCCAGCAGCTGCGCCGCATGCTCCTGCAGCGCGTTCACCGACGGGTCGTCGGCAAACACATCGTCGCCCAGCGGGGCCTGGAACATGGCCGCGCGCATGGCGGGCGTGGGCTGGGTGACGGTGTCGCTGCGAAAGTCGGGCATGGTCGTCCTGAAAGGCAAACAAAAAGCCATCGTAGCGGCGGGCTGGAGCGCTTTGAAGTCGCAGGGTATTTTTTGGGGCGGGCGGCTGTCGCTTGTTTGCCATGGCGGTACGCCGGTCGCCGCCAGAATGCAGCGCCACCACTGCCATCCGTTGGGACCCCTGCATGACCGATCGCCCCCTCTTTGCCAAAGTCCTGATCGCCAACCGGGGCGAAATCGCACTGCGCACCGTGCGCGCCCTGCACGACCTGGGGCTGCGCAGCGTGGCCGTGTTTGCCGACGACGACGCCACCAGCCCCCATGTGCAGGCGGCCAGCGCGGCCGTGGCGTTGGGCGCCACCGGCCCGGCGGCGTACCTGGACGGTGCGCGCCTCATTGCCATTGCCCAGGCGCAGGGCTGCGATGCCGTACACCCGGGCTACGGCTTCCTGAGCGAGCGGGCCGACTTCGCCCGTGCCTGCGCCGATGCTGGTTTGCGCTTCATCGGCCCCACGCCTGCGCAGCTGGCGCTGTTCGGCGACAAGGCACAGGCCCGCGCGCTGGCGCAGCAGCAGGGCGTGCCGCTGATGCCCGGCACGCAGGCGGCGGTGACGCTGCAAGAGGCGCAGGCCTTCTTCGCGCAGCATGCCCATGCTGGCATCGTCATCAAGGCCATCGGCGGTGGCGGCGGGCGCGGCATGCGTGCGGTGGCGTCGGCCGATGACTTGCCCGCGGCCTACGCGCGCTGCCGCGGCGAGGCGGAGGCAGCGTTTGGTGTGGACGGCGTGTACGTGGAGCGCCTGATGGGCAACGCCCGCCACATCGAAGTGCAGGTGCTGGGCGACGGGCGCGAGGTTATTGCCCTGGGCGAGCGCGAGTGCACGCTGCAGCGGCGCTTTCAGAAAGTGGTGGAGATCGCGCCCAGCCCCTCGCTGCCCGCGCCGCTGCGCTTGTCGCTCACCGCCGCCGCGCTGACCATGGCGCGGGCCGTCAAATACGAAGGCCTGGGCACCTTCGAGTTCCTGGTGGACCTGGCCTCCCGCGACTTGCCCTTTGTGTTCATCGAATGCAACCCGCGCCTGCAGGTGGAGCACACCATCAGCGAAGAGGTCACCGGCGTCGACCTGGTTCAGGCACAGATCGCGTTGGCGGCGGGCCGCACGCTGCGGGACCTGGGCCTGGACCCCGCCGCTCCACCGCCAGTGCAGGGCTTTGCGATCCAGTGGCGCATCAACGCCGAAACATTGGACGCGCAGGGCAATGCCACGCCCGGGAGCGGCGCACTCAGCCGTTTCGACCTGCCTACCGGCCCGGGCGTGCGGGTGGACACGCACGGCGCAGCAGGCGCCACGCCGTCACCCCACTACGACACGCTGCTGGCCAAGCTCATCGTGCATTCGCGCACCCCGCGGTTTGCGGATGCGCTGCGCCGCTCGCAGCGGGCACTGGC encodes the following:
- a CDS encoding PilT/PilU family type 4a pilus ATPase gives rise to the protein MERDQASKFINDLLKLMVSRNGSDLFITAEFPPAIKVDGKVTKVSPQPLTPNHTLTLARAIMSDKQVADFERTKECNFAISPAGIGRFRVNAFIQQGHVGMVMRTIPLTLPTIDGLGVPQVLKEVTMTKRGLCILVGATGSGKSTTLAAMVDWRNENSYGHIITVEDPIEFVHPHKNCVVTQREVGLDTDSWEAALKNTLRQAPDVILMGEIRDRETMEHAVAFAETGHLCLATLHANSANQALDRIINFFPEERRAQLLMDLSLNLRAMVSQRLIPKQDGKGRAAAVEVMLNTPLISDLIFKGDVTEIKEIMKKSRNLGMQTFDQALFDAYEANVISYEDALRNADSLNDLRLQIKLNSQRARSPDLAQGTEHFAIV
- a CDS encoding Hsp70 family protein, whose amino-acid sequence is MSFVPELSHTTLGIDFGTSNSAMAVRQGRGPARMIAVEGDARTLPTALFFNAEDHHTHFGRDAVAKYLEGTEGRLMRSLKSLLGSALLQDKTAVHNKLVSYQDIISLFLRMLVQKAQGELGGMPARVVMGRPVHFVDGDPARDQQAEDALRRAAEDAGFADVSFQYEPIAAALDHEQRIDRETLVLVVDIGGGTSDFTVVRLGPDRMQRADRASDVLATTGVHVGGTDFDRRLSLDLLMPLLGFRHIGPAGREVPSRVFFDLSTWHLIQWLYTPRAMRDAQDLRTSYADARLHARLMRVLHERLGHRLADTVEQAKIAASLADADAPMALDWIEPLLGATVTPQGLAQSLAQPLEQVVACAGECLQRAGLAASGGVDAIYLTGGSSALRPLRHALRQAFPETPQVEGDLFGGVASGLAVSGG
- a CDS encoding BON domain-containing protein encodes the protein MNQTTHFSLPGCEPAARSAQRTLCTVLAAAALAATLSACAPLIVGGAVVGGVMAVDRRTAGTQIEDEGIELRAAARIRETLGDRVHVNITSFNRQALVTGEVNNAQDRQSVEQIVSQVDNVRSVVNDLAVTPSSTLSQRSNDTFITGKVRASLVDARDISANAFKVVTERGTVYLMGRVSQREATRATEIARGVSGVVKVVRVFEIVSEEELRRSAPPPAPVTTDRTPAGG
- a CDS encoding SIS domain-containing protein is translated as MLEQRIQQHFIDSADLKYQAAQVLSHPIAEAVQAVLACVTSGGKVLACGNGASAAEAQQFAAFCVAGFERERPELAAVALTSDGTMLTAVSAGASDAAQQFARQVRALGQAGDVLLLLSVSGNDANLLAAAEAAHERDMTVVALTGRTGGKLSALLRETDVLINVPHDRAARVREVHALVLHCLSDGVDAQLLGEQETPL
- a CDS encoding YraN family protein, which gives rise to MKFLGRSKPAPESSTGTAPTTRERGNAAEDRALAYLEKQGLRAVARNYRTPGRGGGEIDLVMRDRDGTLVFVEVRSRGTAAFGGAGASIGAVKQRRIVLAARHYLLRLPSPPPCRFDVVLVEDTVQWLQAAFDAQ
- a CDS encoding type IV pilus twitching motility protein PilT, coding for MDITQLLAFSVKNKASDLHLSAGLPPMIRVHGDVRRINVDALDHKTVHAMVYDIMNDSQRKAYEEFLEVDFSFEIEGLARFRVNAFNQNRGAAAVFRTIPSKILTLEQLNAPKIFGDLALKPRGLVLVTGPTGSGKSTTLAAMVNYLNETEYGHILTVEDPIEFVHESKKCLINQREVGPMTLSFAAALKSALREDPDAILVGEMRDLETIRLAMTAAETGHLVFGTLHTSSAAKTIDRIIDVFPAEEKEMVRAMLSESLQAVISQTLCKTKDGSGRVAAHEIMLGTSAIRNLIREAKVAQMYSTIQTSNSVGMQTLDQNLTDLVRRNIISPAEARAKAKIPENFPG
- the rsmI gene encoding 16S rRNA (cytidine(1402)-2'-O)-methyltransferase, which translates into the protein MSASFASALDAAREAAAAQHYPQGALYVVATPIGNLADITLRALHVLQMADTVACEDTRHTQALLRAYGIDKGSAQCLAVHQHNEAEAAQNVVLRLQQGQRVAYVSDAGTPGVSDPGARLVAAVQAAGLRAVPLPGASSVTTALSVAGAVAHGSEHGGFVFAGFLPTKNAERATAIAQQLAPEPRCVVLLEAPHRIGELAQALAVLGERPVTLARELTKQFEEVTTQPAHALQAWLEGSPQRSRGEFVVLLHPVAVTTDDGESLRVLRLLVQELPLKTAVRLAADITGAPRNQLYNTALAWKREDGAGDEPGDSDA
- a CDS encoding YggS family pyridoxal phosphate-dependent enzyme; the encoded protein is MTTIANNLQQVQGRIAQACAASGRGTGHVLLLAVSKTFGPDAVAEAAAAGQRAFGENYIQEGVEKILALRDMPALPGGGLQWHCIGPIQSNKTRLVAEHFDWVHTVDRLKIAERLSAQRPAHLPPLQVCIQVNMDGGATKSGVPPAEALALVQAVAQLPHLKVRGLMSIPDVAPEYAAQLAVHEATRQLFDRIAASGVGGLDRFDTLSMGMTADLEAAIQAGSTMVRVGTGIFGVRPRPVA
- a CDS encoding NAD(P)-dependent oxidoreductase; this translates as MPSTNPRNYDATPSRKVAFLGLGVMGYPMAGHLALAGHEVTVYNRTATKSVAWCAEYASATAPKHATTPREAAAGADIVFCCVGNDDDLRSVTLGTDGAFAGMKPGAIFVDHTTASAEVARELYAAARALGLQFVDAPVSGGQAGAQNGMLTVMCGGDADAFAAAQPVAMAFSRAFTLLGDSGSGQLAKMVNQICIAGLVQGLSEAVAFGQNAGLDMKQVLDVIGKGAAQSWQMDNRGKTMVDGKFDFGFAVDWMRKDLGLVLDEARRNGSRVPVTALVDQFYADVQKMGGNRWDTSSLIKRLG
- a CDS encoding cyclic nucleotide-binding domain-containing protein, which codes for MKGILGLLKMTSRGDKPAEEHTDSVLFSTAFAGQGVDDSMLVPWEARAVEVGAKRLPTSRGGKLLQGLWAKDKYMAHLDKDAVERMERFFEFAAVPSNRDVIRQDEYGNFMVVLLTGTIAVDRVQPWGEQLRLAETRPGDILGEMSLLDSGIRFSACTTLTDCEIAVLSAEALDDMMSKDPQLAASLVALLARKLSLRLRVVSARLSDNQK